CTTTTCTTTTGTCCCAAGTACTCCAGGTTCAAGCCAAGCGCTTTTAATTCTTGAATGAGTTCCAGCACCTGTGGTTTTTCAAAATAGCGCACGACCGAGTCTGCTAGTTTTTCGCCAATCTCATAGATCTCAATCAACTCATCGTATGTGGCCTGGCTGAGGCGTTCCATCGTCTCAAATTCTTGTGATAGCGTTTTGGCTGCTTTCTCTCCTACAAAACGAATGCCAAGTCCGAATAACAGTCGTTCCATGGAGTTATCTTTCGAGGCTTCTATCGCATTCAATAAATTGTCTGCTGATTTTTCGCCCATACGCTCTAATTGAAGCAACGCTTCTTTTTCTAGTTTATATAAATCGGCGATGGTATGAACCAAATCTTCGCGGAAAAGTTGCGCAATCACTTTTTCCCCTAGTCCATCAATATTCATTGCGTTTCGAGACACAAAGTGAATGAGCGCTTCCCTTAGTTGAGCTGGACAGTTAGGATTCAAGCAACGCAAAGCAACCTCTTCCTCAAGATGCTCAAGCTCACTACCACATTCTGGACACGTTTCTGGCATAAAGTATTCCTCTTCATTCCCTGTGCGCTCATCAAACAAAACACGCACGACTTCTGGGATGATATCGCCAGCTTTTTTGATGACGACGGTATCGCCAATGCGAATATCCTTTTCACGGATGAGGTCTTTGTTATGCAAGGACGCTCTTTTGACAGTCGTACCTGCGACTTTAACCGCTTCAAGGACTGCCGTCGGTGTTACTGCTCCCGTTCGGCCGACGCTTAACTCAATGTCAGTAATCTTCGTAATCGCTTCTTCGGCAGGGAATTTGTAGGCAATGGCCCAACGAGGGTTCTTGGCCGTAAAACCAAGTTCTTCTTGCTGGTCGAGATTATCTACCTTGATTACGATTCCATCAATCTCATAATTTAAGTTCTCGCGTGATTCTGTCCACGTGTTTACATAGTCGATGACATCTTCAATGGTCGGGCACTTTTTCCATTCAGGATTCGTCTTAAACCCGAGCTTCTGCATGTATTCCAGGCGTTCGCTATGAGATTCCAGTTCCCCTGCATCCCACTGGCCTACGCCATATAGAAAAATATCTAAGTTACGACTGGCCGCAATTTTCGGATCCAGTTGACGAAGCGAACCTGCTGCCGCGTTACGTGGGTTGGCAAAAGGCTCCTCTTCCGATTCCTCTCTAGCTTCGTTCAATGCAATAAACGATCGATGAGGCATAAACGCTTCGCCACGCACTTCAATCGTTTCTTCTTCCTTAATGCGCAGAGGAATACTTTTAATGGTGCGAAGGTTTTGTGTAATATCTTCCCCAGTCGTACCATCTCCGCGAGTAGCTCCTTGCGTGAATACGCCGTCTTCATAGCGCAAGGAAATAGCGAGGCCATCGATTTTCAACTCACAGACATAGCTCACATCTTCATCGACGCCGACGCCTTCCCGAACCCGACGGTCGAATTCGCGAAGCTCGTCTTCATTGAATGCATTGCCAAGACTGAGCATGGGAATCGTATGCTGCACCTTTTGGAACGCATCCAAAGGCTCCCCTCCCACACGCTGGGAAGGAGAGTCGGATGTTACAAGGTCAGGGTGTTCTTCCTCTAACTTGAGTAATTCCTGCATTTTCATGTCGTATTGATAATCCGATACAGATGGTTGGTCCAATACATGGTATTCATGATTGTATTGTTCCAACTCTTCTCGTAGGGATTTGATTTGCTCGATTGCTTCTTCTCTATTCATGCACTCACCTCAGTTACGCTTTCGATATAGGAGCGAATTTCGCTAGAACACGCTTGACTCCGGTTGGTGCTGGAAATGCGATGTCTAGTTCCATGGAATCGCCCTCTCCTTTTACATTGACGACTGTACCTTCGCCCCATTTCTTATGAGACGCTTTGTCACCTGTTTTCCATTCGAGGCTCTCGCCACCTGTTCCGGCATTCTTCTTCATCGTGGTTGCTTTACGCTTTGGTTGTTCTTGAGATTGTTTTCCATTAGTAAACCCGGACGGAGCTGGATCATTATATCCTCCACTAAACGGCGAACTGCTTTGCTGATTGCTCTTTCCGTCTCGGCCTTCGATTAATTCTTGAGGAATCTCATCGATAAAGCGACTCATTGGATTCATATTTGTTTTACCAAATAGTGTACGCATTTTGGCATGGGTTAAAAATAACTGTTGCTCCGCTCTTGTAATACCTACGTACGCAAGGCGTCGTTCTTCCTCCATCTCTTCTTCGTCCATGAGCGAACGACTATGAGGGAAGATGCTTTCCTCCATTCCGATAAGGAACACAACTGGGAACTCCAGACCTTTGGCAGAGTGAAGGGTCATGAGCGTTACTTTATCATCAGCGAATGGATCATCATCGGCCTGATCAATATCGGCAACGAGTGCTAAATCCGTTAAGAAGCTAATTAAACTCTTATCTTCATTATTCTCTTCAA
Above is a window of Pontibacillus yanchengensis DNA encoding:
- the ligA gene encoding NAD-dependent DNA ligase LigA; protein product: MNREEAIEQIKSLREELEQYNHEYHVLDQPSVSDYQYDMKMQELLKLEEEHPDLVTSDSPSQRVGGEPLDAFQKVQHTIPMLSLGNAFNEDELREFDRRVREGVGVDEDVSYVCELKIDGLAISLRYEDGVFTQGATRGDGTTGEDITQNLRTIKSIPLRIKEEETIEVRGEAFMPHRSFIALNEAREESEEEPFANPRNAAAGSLRQLDPKIAASRNLDIFLYGVGQWDAGELESHSERLEYMQKLGFKTNPEWKKCPTIEDVIDYVNTWTESRENLNYEIDGIVIKVDNLDQQEELGFTAKNPRWAIAYKFPAEEAITKITDIELSVGRTGAVTPTAVLEAVKVAGTTVKRASLHNKDLIREKDIRIGDTVVIKKAGDIIPEVVRVLFDERTGNEEEYFMPETCPECGSELEHLEEEVALRCLNPNCPAQLREALIHFVSRNAMNIDGLGEKVIAQLFREDLVHTIADLYKLEKEALLQLERMGEKSADNLLNAIEASKDNSMERLLFGLGIRFVGEKAAKTLSQEFETMERLSQATYDELIEIYEIGEKLADSVVRYFEKPQVLELIQELKALGLNLEYLGQKKSQAAEDSIFNGKTVVITGKMEEYNRSEIKERVEAFGAKVTSSVSKKTDLLIAGEDAGSKYDKAQDLGIEIWDEQRFIEALNQ